Proteins from a genomic interval of Nematostella vectensis chromosome 12, jaNemVect1.1, whole genome shotgun sequence:
- the LOC5520216 gene encoding uncharacterized protein LOC5520216 has translation MASLQKESLLNNLNDLVLRLKSSEKQPIQDDHVFLAPICEGIENVLRVGLKRSVLGFGLVKWDYWCWIESLPRYIQNDRRTLALLHGITFTKSSKKIVGYQGYGRLFIRFALSKRLLGHVVEGLQKNKKLLKYWYNETAILCDKVFSDMFRHILSDLEEHNFNLNLKNAYFLDESWVIPELKETQIVPCKELGLVVRHVDNRVIVAHVKSTGAAGDAGIEYGDIMVELLGKSLHKLNNGKVLDLLRNNIGRPVLCILVKANMKRGDIFPPSAARLAVIQADPYKEKNPDDDVAPQQLAGWDETPVHASDTLAAYPAVFYGKLDVGTDGSVAVIEDSIIEVLNKAMPPRDVELLLSEINITVVDKITSKVLSVHSFTETSSCGRRNDRKDLIAFVSGETTCSLAQRFYCYVFQIKDPEVAKVILYSIADGFCRTVWFV, from the exons ATGGCCAGTTTGCAAAAGGAATCTCTGCTGAACAACCTAAATG ATCTTGTGCTTCGGCTGAAAAGCTCAGAGAAGCAGCCAATACAGGATGATCATGTTTTTCTTGCGCCCATCTGCGAGGGAATTGAAAATGTCTTACGAGTAGGACTAAAAC GCTCGGTGCTCGGGTTTGGTCTTGTGAAATGGGACTATTGGTGCTGGATAGAGTCCCTTCCACGCTATATACAAAACGACAG GAGAACACTCGCCTTGCTGCACGGGATTACGTTTACCAAGTCATCCAAAAAG ATCGTCGGTTACCAAGGTTACGGGAGGCTCTTCATCCGGTTCGCCTTATCGAAAAGACTCCTGGGACACGTCGTCGAGGGCTTACAGAAAAACAAGAAGCTCCTTAAG TACTGGTATAATGAGACGGCGATCCTGTGCGACAAAGTGTTTTCAG ACATGTTCAGGCACATTCTTAGTGATCTGGAAGAACACAACTTTAATCTAAATCTCAAG AATGCATACTTTCTGGATGAGTCTTGGGTTATTCCT GAGTTGAAAGAGACACAGATTGTCCCTTGCAAAGAGTTAGGTCTGGTTGTCAG ACACGTGGATAACCGAGTAATCGTAGCGCATGTCAAGAGCACTGGAGCCGCTGGAGAT GCCGGGATCGAGTATGGCGACATCATGGTGGAACTTCTCGGCAAGTCCCTGCATAAATTGAACAACGGAAAA GTCCTTGATCTGCTACGAAATAATATCGGCCGGCCTGTTCTTTGTATCTTAGTAAAG GCTAACATGAAGAGAGGGGATATCTTCCCGCCATCCGCCGCGCGCCTGGCAGTCATCCAAGCGGATCCATACAAAGAAAAGAACCCGGATGATGACGTGGCACCGCAGCAGCTCGCGGGCTGGGACGAGACCCCCGTACATGCCTCCGATACACT AGCGGCATACCCAGCGGTGTTCTACGGAAAGCTGGATGTTGGCACG GACGGCAGTGTTGCTGTTATAGAGGACAGTATCATAGAAGTATTAAACAAGGCTATGCCCCCGAGA GATGTGGAACTTCTCCTCAGCGAGATAAACATCACAGTTGTTGATAAAATTACATCAAAG GTCCTGTCTGTTCACTCCTTCACGGAAACGTCATCTTGCGGAAGACGCAACGACAGAAAGGACCTCATCGCCTTCGTATCGGG GGAGACCACATGTTCTCTAGCACAAAGGTTCTACTGCTACGTCTTCCAGATTAAAGATCCGGAAGTG gcAAAGGTAATTCTCTACAGCATTG CGGACGGGTTTTGCCGTACTGTCTGGTTCGTCTAG
- the LOC5520217 gene encoding transmembrane protein 26 isoform X1 gives MEKIFHYLAALISRFLFLIHAVLMICWLVLVKDNNLYFIFVSLLVALVIETFITVGFRKGHEYAGFCPSMFLYLLAVIPCDWITKRAVINCIVESKAQANPELCQKAISSNVGQALGSVYKSQDDEAVLYTLEQALVLILVIGRWLLPKGSISRDQLSQLLLVYVGMAADIMEFTEIIKEDEIRKVNMLNNNHFVNAVILFWSMSLFQFTLTISGTERTAQRLEKEKAKIEEELHKVKESEKTRKRNRVGPALYATKVAESQEKNEIRLKFIQTKNGLEIKPDIPENDVEKAPETNTHQLGCMQKLERCYTNMGKIVNEYIELVSLLVPMLMQDGPFLIIRLIAIAYYEVNHDTLYFLTVKNALVIMLQIYRIFVLYYKPPQEDPDIFAEFARKRLSNVQTAIRGVQNTRLAIRLVSRLQKQARRHKARPGYKADGSKYGWERNTMA, from the exons ATGGAGAAGATATTTCACTACCTGGCTGCGCTGATTTCAAGGTTCCTGTTCTTGATTCACGCCGTTTTAATGATTTGCTGGCTCGTTCTCGTTAAGGATAACAACCTGTATTTCATATTTGTGAGTCTTCTGGTCGCTCTTGTTATAGAAACCTTTATCACCGTGGGATTTCGTAAAGGCCACGAATACGCCGG GTTTTGCCCGAGTATGTTTCTGTACCTTCTCGCGGTGATTCCATGTGATTGGATAACGAAGAGGGCGGTGATTAACTGTATCGTGGAATCAAAAGCACAGGCTAACCCTGAACTCTGCCAAAAAGCGATTAGCAGCAATGTGGGGCAG GCGCTAGGATCAGTCTACAAGAGCCAAGATGACGAAGCCGTGCTGTACACGCTGGAGCAAGCGCTAGTCCTGATCCTTGTGATTGGTCGCTGGCTGCTTCCAAAGGGATCAATATCACGTGATCAGCTATCTCAGCTCCTATTGGTCTACGTGGGGATGGCAGCCGACATCATGGAATTCACGGAAATCATTAAGGAGGATGAGATTCGTAAAGTTAACATGCTGAACAACAATCACTTTGTGAACGCCGTGATTCTGTTTTGGAGCATGAGCCTGTTTCAGTTCACTTTGACGATCTCAGGAACAGAGCGTACGGCCCAGCGTCTTGAGAAGGAAAAAGCAAAGATTGAAGAGGAACTGCACAAAGTaaaagaatcggaaaagacaAGAAAGAGAAACAGAGTCGGCCCTGCCCTTTACGCCACCAAGGTGGCCGAATCACAAGAGAAAAACGAAATCCGCCTTAAGTTTATCCAGACCAAAAATGGACTCGAAATTAAACCAGACATTCCCGAAAACGACGTTGAAAAAGCTCCCGAAACCAACACTCATCAGCTTGGTTGTATGCAAAAGCTGGAGAGGTGTTATACCAATATGGGAAAAATAGTTAACGAGTACATAGAACTTGTTAGTCTGCTTGTTCCGATGTTGATGCAAGACGGCCCTTTTTTGATCATTCGCTTGATCGCCATTGCTTATTACGAAGTCAACCACGACACTCTGTATTTCTTAACTGTGAAGAATGCGCTGGTGATAATGCTACAGATTTATCGTATTTTCGTGCTGTATTACAAGCCCCCTCAGGAAGACCCCGACATCTTCGCCGAGTTCGCTCGCAAGCGACTAAGTAACGTGCAGACAGCGATACGAGGCGTGCAGAACACTAGGCTGGCTATACGACTCGTGTCCAGGCTCCAGAAACAAGCGCGCAGGCATAAGGCAAGGCCTGGGTACAAAGCCGATGGATCAAAGTATGGATGGGAGAGAAATACAATGGCTTAG
- the LOC5520217 gene encoding transmembrane protein 26 isoform X2, producing the protein MFLYLLAVIPCDWITKRAVINCIVESKAQANPELCQKAISSNVGQALGSVYKSQDDEAVLYTLEQALVLILVIGRWLLPKGSISRDQLSQLLLVYVGMAADIMEFTEIIKEDEIRKVNMLNNNHFVNAVILFWSMSLFQFTLTISGTERTAQRLEKEKAKIEEELHKVKESEKTRKRNRVGPALYATKVAESQEKNEIRLKFIQTKNGLEIKPDIPENDVEKAPETNTHQLGCMQKLERCYTNMGKIVNEYIELVSLLVPMLMQDGPFLIIRLIAIAYYEVNHDTLYFLTVKNALVIMLQIYRIFVLYYKPPQEDPDIFAEFARKRLSNVQTAIRGVQNTRLAIRLVSRLQKQARRHKARPGYKADGSKYGWERNTMA; encoded by the exons ATGTTTCTGTACCTTCTCGCGGTGATTCCATGTGATTGGATAACGAAGAGGGCGGTGATTAACTGTATCGTGGAATCAAAAGCACAGGCTAACCCTGAACTCTGCCAAAAAGCGATTAGCAGCAATGTGGGGCAG GCGCTAGGATCAGTCTACAAGAGCCAAGATGACGAAGCCGTGCTGTACACGCTGGAGCAAGCGCTAGTCCTGATCCTTGTGATTGGTCGCTGGCTGCTTCCAAAGGGATCAATATCACGTGATCAGCTATCTCAGCTCCTATTGGTCTACGTGGGGATGGCAGCCGACATCATGGAATTCACGGAAATCATTAAGGAGGATGAGATTCGTAAAGTTAACATGCTGAACAACAATCACTTTGTGAACGCCGTGATTCTGTTTTGGAGCATGAGCCTGTTTCAGTTCACTTTGACGATCTCAGGAACAGAGCGTACGGCCCAGCGTCTTGAGAAGGAAAAAGCAAAGATTGAAGAGGAACTGCACAAAGTaaaagaatcggaaaagacaAGAAAGAGAAACAGAGTCGGCCCTGCCCTTTACGCCACCAAGGTGGCCGAATCACAAGAGAAAAACGAAATCCGCCTTAAGTTTATCCAGACCAAAAATGGACTCGAAATTAAACCAGACATTCCCGAAAACGACGTTGAAAAAGCTCCCGAAACCAACACTCATCAGCTTGGTTGTATGCAAAAGCTGGAGAGGTGTTATACCAATATGGGAAAAATAGTTAACGAGTACATAGAACTTGTTAGTCTGCTTGTTCCGATGTTGATGCAAGACGGCCCTTTTTTGATCATTCGCTTGATCGCCATTGCTTATTACGAAGTCAACCACGACACTCTGTATTTCTTAACTGTGAAGAATGCGCTGGTGATAATGCTACAGATTTATCGTATTTTCGTGCTGTATTACAAGCCCCCTCAGGAAGACCCCGACATCTTCGCCGAGTTCGCTCGCAAGCGACTAAGTAACGTGCAGACAGCGATACGAGGCGTGCAGAACACTAGGCTGGCTATACGACTCGTGTCCAGGCTCCAGAAACAAGCGCGCAGGCATAAGGCAAGGCCTGGGTACAAAGCCGATGGATCAAAGTATGGATGGGAGAGAAATACAATGGCTTAG
- the LOC116603641 gene encoding fibroleukin, with protein sequence MLRMLLASKAWLFILVGLPVLSQGVIRVLQCYRESYFTRKYNDRILVGYVIHRQVCDNEMSCARKCLSIDRCQSFNFKDTADQNGKHVCELNSQTAGSRPDGVVNEVEFGYFESAERSNERGCHSNPCQNGGLCLDTCYGKMFTCTCKMFFTGEYCEKAVAQDCKDILTLGGTQSGIYPINLDSRPINPEGHPINPDGYSVQQVFCDQSTDGGGWVVIQTRQSPYNTSFHRNAKAYEDGFGKLNEEFWLGNLVIHTLSSSSARELRVVLEANVRVEFGVYAKFRVFRNYSLDVGGFSGSIGDAISSSISQSGMLFSTFDNDRDTALGKNCASSSKSGWWYSDCGHADLNKDNMPLWDTWGFFALITKCTMMMR encoded by the exons ATGCTAAGAATGCTTTTAGCTTCAAAGGCCTGGCTCTTCATTCTtgttgggctccctgtgttgtcCCAGGGTGTCATCCGGGTCCTTCAGTGTTATCGGGAGAGTTACTTCACCAGAAAATACAACG ATCGAATTTTGGTGGGTTACGTGATCCATAGACAAGTGTGTGACAACGAGATGAGCTGTGCACGAAAGTGTTTGTCGATTGACAGATGCCAATCATTCAACTTTAAAGACACCGCTGATCAAAATGGTAAACACGTTTGTGAGCTCAACAGCCAAACTGCGGGCTCAAGGCCAGACGGCGTCGTCAACGAAGTTGAATTTGGCTACTTCGAAAGCGCGGAG cGGAGTAACGAGCGTGGTTGTCATAGTAATCCCTGTCAGAATGGAGGCTTGTGCCTGGACACGTGTTATGGCAAGATGTTCACGTGTACATGCAAGATGTTTTTTACAGGCGAATACTGCGAAAAGGCTGTTG CGCAAGACTGCAAGGACATCCTAACTCTTGGTGGGACACAAAGCGGAATCTACCCGATTAATCTCGACAGCCGACCGATCAATCCCGAAGGGCATCCGATCAATCCCGACGGCTACAGCGTACAGCAAGTCTTCTGCGACCAATCAACAGACGGCGGCGGTTGGGTCGTCATACAGACACGTCAATCACCCTACAACACCAGTTTCCATAGAAACGCGAAGGCTTACGAGGACGGCTTCGGGAAACTGAACGAGGAGTTCTGGCTGGGAAACCTGGTAATCCATACTCTGAGCTCGTCTTCGGCTCGAGAGCTGAGGGTTGTTCTAGAGGCAAATGTGAGGGTTGAATTTGGTGTGTACGCCAAGTTTCGTGTCTTTAGGAACTACTCTCTGGATGTTGGGGGCTTTAGTGGGTCTATTGGAGACGCCATTAGCTCAAGTATTAGCCAATCAGGGATGCTTTTCTCGACATTTGACAATGACAGGGATACGGCTTTGGGTAAAAATTGCGCGTCGTCTTCCAAGTCAGGCTGGTGGTATAGTGATTGCGGGCATGCAGATCTGAACAAGGACAACATGCCATTGTGGGACACTTGGGGTTTCTTTGCGCTTATCACTAAGTGTACCATGATGATGCGTTAG
- the LOC5520219 gene encoding chitin deacetylase 7, with protein MRMVEREDMAFSGLKHLLVELVVLSCLNLCNGAEPCKPDLCKLPDCFCSGASVPNGIDPKQIPQMIMLTFDDAINMQVFPFYQTLFNDTKNPNGCNVRATFFVSHEYTDYQLLGTLYHERHEIADHTISHRTPIEWWKKATYQDWGSEIRGMRDILKEFGGVNEKDVRGFRAPFLQIGGDNQFKVLHDHSFMFDSSMPTWRTDPPLWPYTLDYSSAQDCVIPPCPSGSFPGLWEVPMVYHKGLQNESCSMIDDCNAPTNDDDVFKFLHKNFLRHYNSNRAPFPIFMHANWFAKYSFTMKGMQRFFTEVLAKGDVYLVTVSQAIEWIKTPSPLDEIKSFSPWQCGQPAPTSPCKRSAVNVCHFPDKARYLWSCVRPCPEHYPWTENMYDAHYESPTSSSTSSSPSSSPSSSSSSSLPSSSQSNAHRCDICLLMTLMGALSVLLVR; from the exons ATGAGAATGGTTGAACGCGAAGATATGGCCTTTTCGGGTCTGAAGCATCTGTTGGTCGAGTTGGTGGTTTTGTCGTGTCTTAACTTGTGCAATGGCGCCGAGCCATGTAAACCCGACTTATGCAAGTTGCCAGACTGTTTTTGCAGCGGGGCATCAGTTCCAAATGGAATAGACCCCAAACAAATCCCGCAAATGATCATGTTAACATTCGACGACGCGATCAACATGCAAGTGTTTCCATTTTATCAGACGCTTTTCAATGACACGAAGAATCCAAACGGCTGTAACGTAAGAGCGACTTTCTTCGTCTCTCACGAGTACACTGACTATCAATTATTAGGCACCCTCTATCACGAACGCCACGAGATAGCGGATCACACAATATCTCATCGCACCCCGATCGAGTGGTGGAAAAAAGCTACTTATCAGGACTGGGGGTCGGAAATTCGAGGCATGAGGGACATCTTAAAAGAATTTGGTGGCGTGAACGAGAAAGATGTTAGAGGATTTAGGGCACCGTTTTTGCAGATCGGTGGGGATAACCAGTTCAAGGTATTACATGATCATAGCTTTATGTTTGATTCGTCGATGCCGACTTGGAGGACGGACCCTCCTCTTTGGCCTTATACACTGGACTACTCTAGTGCCCAGGATTGCGTCATTCCGCCATGCCCATCAG gCTCATTCCCCGGCTTGTGGGAAGTGCCAATGGTTTACCACAAGGGCCTCCAAAACGAATCCTGCAGCATGATTGATGATTGTAATGCACCGACGAATGATGATGACGTCTTTAAATTCCTTCATAAGAACTTCTTACGTCACTACAATTCCAATAGAGCACCCTTCCCTATCTTCATGCACGCCAATTGGTTCGCGAAGTATTCCTtcactatgaaag GCATGCAAAGGTTCTTTACTGAAGTATTGGCTAAGGGGGACGTATATCTAGTGACTGTTTCTCAAGCAATCGAGTGGATCAAGACTCCATCCCCTTTAGACGAGATCAAGTCGTTCTCACCCTGGCAATGTGGCCAGCCAGCCCCAACCTCCCCCTGCAAAAGGAGCGCTGTCAACGTCTGCCACTTTCCGGACAAGGCCAGATATCTTTGGTCCTGCGTCCGGCCCTGTCCGGAACATTATCCCTGGACAGAAAACATGTATGACGCACACTATGAGAGCCCTACAtcttcatcaacatcatcatcaccatcatcatcaccatcatcatcatcatcatcatcattaccatcatcatcacaatcaaaTGCACATCGATGCGACATCTGCCTTTTGATGACTTTAATGGGCGCGTTAAGTGTTTTGCTAGTTCGTTAG